A region of Channa argus isolate prfri chromosome 8, Channa argus male v1.0, whole genome shotgun sequence DNA encodes the following proteins:
- the lonp1 gene encoding lon protease homolog, mitochondrial, with translation MAACMKILSAARQLHRNSLLVKLHWPSSSPSSLTNTLAVSRLRSPRFYTSTVTSKTTCTGYFSSIPVRTAMTAGCRLTARPHRWLRVGSVLRGQIDFLTATSRVYMIPDRTFGNRASGAGFSGEDGGESAGSGGEESGGDEGVPYSGPQMTALTPMMVPEVFPNVPLIAVSRNPVFPRFIKIIEVKNKVLMELLRRKVRLAQPYAGVFLKKDDNNDSDVVESLDAIYTTGTFVQIHEMQDLGDKLRMIVMGHRRIRITKQLEVEPEEATTSSVWSESEPESQSKPPTRRKAKRIRKEQPGSPTEQLEDKISEADLSPELQPLPSSNILMVEVDNVHHEQFTVTEEVKALTAEIVKTIRDIIALNPLYRESVLQMMQAGQRVVDNPIYLSDMGAALTGAESHELQDVLEETSIPKRLYKALSLLKKEYELSKLQQRLGREVEEKIKQTHRKYLLQEQLKIIKKELGLEKEDKEAIEEKFRERLKDRNIPQHIMDVINEELNKLGLLDNHSSEFNVTRNYLDWLTSMPWGINSEENLTLERAKEVLEEDHYGMNDVKKRVLEFIAVSQLRGSTQGKILCFYGPPGVGKTSIARSIARALNRQYFRFSVGGMTDVAEIKGHRRTYVGAMPGKIIQCLKKTKSENPLVLIDEVDKMGRGYQGDPSSALLELLDPEQNANFLDHYLDVPVDLSKVLFICTANVIDTIPEPLRDRMEMINVSGYVAQEKLAIAERYLVPQLRSLCGLTEEKSSISSDALSLLIRQYCRESGVRNLQKQVEKVFRKVAFSIVNGEQTAVTVTPENLQEYVGKPLFTVDRMYDVTPPGVVMGLAWTAHGGSTIFIETSLRRPSGGSNPNGEGSLEVTGQLGDVMKESAKIASTFARSFLMTLEPENNFLINSHLHLHVPEGATPKDGPSAGCTIVTALLSLATKRPVRQNVAMTGEVSLTGKILPVGGIKEKTIAARRAGVTCVILPAENKNDFSDLEDYITQGLEVHFVDHYSQIYPIMFPQNQS, from the exons ATGGCAGCCTGCATGAAGATTCTCAGTGCTGCGAGACAGCTGCACAGAAATTCGCTTCTTGTGAAACTACATTGGCCCAGCAGCAGCCCCTCTTCCCTGACCAACACATTGGCCGTGAGCCGGCTCCGGTCCCCACGGTTCTACACCAGCACCGTGACCTCAAAGACAACATGCACCGGCTACTTCTCCAGCATTCCAGTCCGCACAGCGATGACAGCTGGCTGCAGGCTGACCGCCAGACCTCACCGGTGGCTGCGGGTGGGATCCGTTCTTCGCGGACAAATCGATTTTCTTACAGCTACCTCTCGCGTTTACATGATCCCGGACAGGACGTTCGGGAACCGCGCCAGCGGTGCAGGCTTCTCGGGAGAGGACGGAGGGGAAAGTGCAGGCTCTGGGGGAGAAGAATCTGGGGGAGATGAAGGGGTACCCTACAGCGGACCTCAAATGACCGCTCTCACCCCTATGATGGTACCGGAGGTGTTTCCCAATGTGCCGCTTATCGCTGTGAGCAGGAACCCCGTGTTCCCCCGCTTCATCAAGATCATAGAG gtaaaaaacaaagtgttgaTGGAGCTGCTAAGGAGGAAGGTTCGTCTGGCTCAGCCGTACGCTGGAGTTTTCCTAAAGAAGGATGATAA TAATGATTCAGATGTGGTAGAGTCTCTGGATGCCATCTACACAACAGGGACTTTTGTTCAGATTCATGAGATGCAGGACCTTGGAGACAAGTTGAGGATGATCGTCATGGGACACCGCAG GATCCGGATCACCAAACAGCTGGAGGTGGAGCCTGAGGAGGCCACTACATCCTCTGTGTGGTCTGAGTCTGAGCCAGAGTCCCAGTCCAAACCTCCAACAAGACGCAAAGCTAAACGCATCCGCAAGGAGCAGCCAGGGTCTCCGACAGAGCAGCTGGAGGACAAG ATTTCAGAAGCAGACCTAAGTCCAGAACTACAACCTCTGCCCTCTTCCAACATCCTGATGGTTGAAGTGGACAATGTTCATCATGAACAGTTCACTGTAACAGAAGAGGTCAAG GCGCTGACGGCAGAGATAGTGAAAACCATCAGGGACATCATTGCACTCAACCCTCTCTACAG agAGTCAGTCCTTCAGATGATGCAAGCTGGCCAGAGAGTGGTTGATAATCCTATCTATCTCAGCGACATGGGAGCAGCTCTGACAGGAGCAGAGTCACATGAACTACAGGATGTCCTGGAGGAGACCAGT ATCCCGAAGCGTCTCTACAAGGCTCTGTCTCTGCTAAAAAAGGAGTATGAGTTGAGCAAACTGCAACAGCGACTGGGCCGAGAG GTAGAAGAGAAGATTAAACAGACCCACAGGAAATACTTGCTACAGGAGCAGCTTAAGATCATTAAGAAG GAACTGGGTCTGGAAAAAGAGGATAAAGAAGCTATCGAGGAGAAGTTCAGAGAGAGACTCAAAGATAGGAACATCCCTCAACACATAATGGATGTCATAAACGAAGAACTCAACAAACTGGGACTGCTGGACAACCACTCATCAGAGTTCAA tgtaaCGCGTAACTACCTGGACTGGTTGACTAGCATGCCCTGGGGTATCAACAGTGAGGAGAACTTGACACTAGAGAGAGCAAAGGAGGTTCTGGAAGAAGACCACTATGGAATGAACGATGTTAAGAAACGCGTATTG GAGTTTATCGCAGTGAGCCAACTACGTGGCTCCACTCAGGGGAAGATCCTGTGTTTCTATGGTCCTCCGGGTGTAGGAAAGACCTCCATTGCACGCTCAATTGCCAGAGCCCTCAACAGACAGTACTTCAGGTTTAGTGTGGGAGGAATGACCGACGTGGCTGAGATTAAAGGACACAG gaggACATATGTTGGAGCGATGCCAGGGAAGATAATCCAGTGCCTGAAAAAAACCAAATCAGAAAACCCTCTGGTGCTAATAGACGAG GTGGATAAAATGGGTCGTGGTTACCAGGGCGATCCATCCTCTGCACTGCTAGAGCTTCTGGACCCTGAACAGAATGCCAACTTCCTTGACCACTACCTGGATGTTCCTGTAGATCTGTCTAAG gttttgtttatCTGCACGGCCAATGTGATTGACACCATCCCAGAGCCTCTCAGGGACAGGATGGAGATGATCAATGTATCTGGATATGTGGCCCAGGAGAAACTGGCTATAGCCGAG CGCTACCTTGTGCCTCAGCTCCGCTCTCTGTGTGGTCTGACTGAGGAGAAGTCCTCCATCTCATCTGATGCTCTCAGCCTGCTTATCCGGCAGTACTGCCGGGAGTCTGGGGTCAGGAACCTGCAGAAACAAGTGGAAAAG gttTTCCGTAAAGTGGCATTCTCTATTGTTAATGGCGAACAAACCGCAGTGACTGTCACACCCGAGAACCTGCAGGAGTATGTTGGTAAACCTCTTTTCACAGTGGATCGCATGTATGATGTCACCCCACCAGGAGTGGTTATGGGGCTGGCATGGACTGCACATG GGGGGTCAACAATTTTCATCGAGACTTCACTACGTCGCCCCTCTGGAGGATCAAACCCAAACGGAGAGGGATCACTGGAGGTGACAG GTCAGCTGGGCGATGTTATGAAAGAGAGTGCAAAGATTGCCTCAACCTTTGCCAGATCATTCCTGATGACCCTGGAACCAGAAAATAACTTCCTGATTAACTCCCACCTTCATTTACATGTTCCTGAG GGGGCAACTCCTAAAGATGGACCAAGCGCCGGCTGCACTATTGTCACAGCACTGCTGTCCCTGGCAACTAAGCGGCCAGTGCGTCAGAATGTAGCAATGACTGGTGAGGTTTCTCTGACCGGCAAAATACTGCCAGTAGGAGGAATTAAAGAAAAGACTATTGCT GCCCGCCGTGCTGGTGTGACCTGCGTCATCCTGCCAGCTGAGAACAAGAATGACTTCTCGGACTTGGAGGACTACATCACCCAGGGCCTGGAGGTCCACTTTGTGGATCACTACAGCCAAATCTACCCCATTATGTTTCCGCAGAACCAGTCCTAA
- the rsph4a gene encoding radial spoke head protein 4 homolog A, producing the protein MNPPENQDYSQRSLQLAASFKAFMLKSSTKSNLNLYDHLTRVLIKVMDEHPENVVDVIEDMSWDVKRGLFQDKQSSLRDFPQTTAAEQLAEQQRPLFLQPEDPDQEDELGETPLPNVSEICFFLEQAGVGLGREEMQKIFLALKQLIESQALLHCRLWGKILGTESSYIVAEAEYREGEDEEEQNTEEAVEEEEREPKSPDSEENEVDLLPQSTYKAPPLVPKEAIGKGANKSVYYVCKEPGLPWVKLPSVTPAQITVARQIRKFFTGRLDTPIVSYPPFPGNEANYLRAQIARISAGTQVSPQGYFQSGEEDGEEEDEAPQDSYEVNPEFEGFSAAEMAESLSTWVHHVQHILQQGRCTWVNMAVNPAEDTNEDEEAEEKEEEPDEPEPEVGPPLLSPLSQDAEMFNTPPWSSKISSSLTYQHAVAVLRSNLWPGAYAYAFGKKFENFYVGWGLKYAGEGYNPPVPPLPEKEYPSGPEITETLDPTLEEEQAQKEALENQQAAQEEMEDSAEEDEEDDD; encoded by the exons ATGAACCCTCCGGAAAACCAAGACTACAGTCAGCGGAGTCTGCAGCTGGCTGCGTCGTTCAAGGCTTTCATGTTGAAAAGCAGCACGAAAAGTAACCTGAACCT CTATGACCACCTCACCCGGGTGCTGATAAAGGTGATGGATGAGCATCCAGAGAATGTGGTGGATGTAATTGAGGATATGAGCTGGGATGTGAAGCGAGGGTTATTTCAAGACAAACAGAGTTCGCTGCGAGACTTTCCACAGACTACAGCTGCCGAGCAGCTGGCTGAGCAGCAGCGCCCGCTGTTTTTGCAGCCGGAAGATCCTGACCAGGAGGATGAACTG GGGGAAACTCCACTGCCTAATGTGAGTGAGATTTGCTTCTTCCTGGAGCAAGCTGGAGTAGGTCTGGGCAGAGAGGAGATGCAGAAGATCTTCCTTGCGCTCAAGCAGCTCATTGAGTCGCAGGCTCTCCTGCACTGTCGACTGTGGGGCAAGATTCTGGGAACAGAGAGCAGCTATATTGTTGCAGAAGCCGAGTACAGAGAgggggaggatgaggaagagcaaaacacagaagaagcagttgaggaagaagaaagagaaccCAAGAGTCCAGACAGTGAGGAGAATGAG GTGGATCTGCTTCCTCAGTCGACCTATAAAGCCCCACCACTAGTGCCGAAGGAGGCCATAGGAAAAGGTGCTAACAAATCTGTTTACTACGTGTGCAAAGAGCCTGGTCTTCCTTGGGTAAAGCTCCCATCAGTCACTCCGGCACAGATCACTGTTGCACGGCAGATTCGTAAGTTCTTCACTGGGAGGCTGGATACTCCAATTGTCAGCTACCCACCTTTTCCTGGAAATGAAGCCAATTACCTGAGAGCACAGATCGCACGGATATCTGCTGGCACACAGGTTAGCCCCCAGGGCTACTTTCAATCAGGGGAAGAGGAcggtgaagaggaagatgaggcaCCGCAGGACAGCTATGAAGTTAATCCTGAGTTTGAGGGCTTTTCAGCTGCTGAGATGGCTGAGTCTTTGTCCACCTGGGTACATCATGTTCAGCACATTCTGCAGCAG GGACGTTGTACTTGGGTAAACATGGCTGTCAATCCAGCAGAAGACACCAATGAGGACGAAGAGGCcgaggagaaggaagaggagccTGATGAGCCTGAACCAGAAGTTGGACCTCCTCTGCTCAGTCCCCTTTCTCAAGATGCAG AAATGTTTAACACCCCTCCCTGGAGCTCCAAGATCTCCTCTAGTCTCACCTATCAGCATGCAGTAGCAGTACTGCGTTCCAACCTCTGGCCGGGAGCTTATGCATATGCTTTTGGAAA aaaatttgaaaacttttacGTTGGATGGGGTCTGAAGTATGCAGGTGAAGGATACAACCCACCTGTTCCCCCGCTACCTGAAAAGGAATATCCAAGTGGGCCAGAAATCACAGAGACCCTGGACCCAAcactggaggaggagcaggCACAGAAAGAAGCTTTAGAAAATCAGCAAGCTGCtcaggaggagatggaggactcggctgaagaagatgaggaagatgatgacTAA
- the dohh gene encoding deoxyhypusine hydroxylase: MASVEQVVEIGQVLVDPGLDLTRRFRALFTLRNLGGAEAIEWISKAFTDQSALLKHELAYCLGQMQDTRAIPTLTAVLKDTQQEPMVRHEAGEALGAIGDPTVLDLLKEYSQDPVIEVAETCQLAVRRIEWLQSGGEKQLEDGNPYSSVDPAPPAVRNSVSELRSSLLDESLPLFERYRAMFALRNLGNEEAVLALGDGLRCSSALFRHEIGYVLGQMQHPAAVPALCAALECSTENPMVRHEAAEALGSIGKEECLAVLQRYCEDRERVVKESCEVALDMLEYENNDQFQYADGLVRLQS, from the exons ATGGCCAGTGTTGAGCAGGTGGTGGAAATAGGACAGGTTCTAGTGGACCCAGGACTGGACCTCACTCGGCGATTCAGAGCTTTATTCACCCTGAGGAACCTGGGAG GTGCTGAAGCCATAGAATGGATCAGCAAAGCCTTCACTGATCAGTCTGCTCTGCTGAAGCATGAGCTGGCCTACTGCCTGGGACAGATGCAGGACACACGGGCCATACCCACTTTGACTGCTGtcctcaaagacacacagcaggAACCCATGGTCAGGCATGAAGCAG GGGAGGCTCTGGGGGCAATTGGTGATCCTACTGTTCTGGACCTACTGAAAGAGTACAGTCAGGATCCTGTCATAGAG GTTGCAGAAACATGTCAGCTGGCTGTTCGTCGAATTGAATGGCTGCAGAGTGGAGGAGAGAAACAGTTAGAGGATGGTAACCCCTACTCCTCCGTTGACCCAGCCCCACCAGCAGTTAGGAACAGTGTGTCAGAGCTACGTTCCAGCCTACTAGATGAGAGTCTGCCACTCTTTGAACGCTACCGTGCAATGTTTGCCCTGCGTAACCTGGGCAACGAGGAGGCTGTGCTGGCACTGGGtgatg GCCTGCGGTGCTCCAGTGCTCTGTTTCGTCATGAGATTGGGTATGTACTTGGTCAAATGCAGCACCCAGCAGCAGTCCCAGCCCTGTGTGCAGCTCTGGAGTGTTCTACTGAGAACCCTATGGTCCGGCATGAGGCAGCAGAAGCCCTTGGCTCCATTGGCAAAGAGGAGTGTCTGGCTGTGCTTCAGCGTTATTGTGAGGACAGAGAACGCGTCGTGAAGGAGAGTTGTGAGGTCGCTCTGGATATGCTGGAGTACGAGAACAATGATCAGTTTCAATATGCAGATGGGTTGGTGAGGTTACAGAGTTAA